From the genome of Methylocystis heyeri:
GCAGGATACGGTGACGCTTCCCTTCGCCAATGGCGAGCGCCGGCTGGTGCGTTACCCCGGCAAGCGTCCGCTGATCCAGCTCACCGCCCGCCCGCCTCAGCTCGAGACGCCGTTTTGGGTTTTCAATGAAAGCGTCATTACCCCGAACGACGCTTTCTTCGTGCGCTATCACATGGCCGATATTCCGCTCTCGATCGATCCCGAAGCCTTCCGGCTGGAGATCAAAGGAAATGTGGAGCGCCCGCTGTCGCTGTCCCTCGCGGAGCTCGAGAAGGATTTCGAGCCGGTCGAGATCGTCGCGGTCCATCAGTGCACCGGCAACAGCCGCGGCTTCGTGGAGCCCCGCACCGCGGGCGGACAGCTCGGCAACGGCGCGATGGGCAACGCCCGCTGGAGCGGAGTTGCGCTCAAATCCATCCTCGACAAGGCAGGGATCAAGGCGGGCAGCCGGCAGGTTTCTTTCAATGGACTCGACAAGCCGGTCATGCCGGAGACGCCGGATTTCGTCAAAGCGCTCGATATCGACCATGCCCGCGACGGCGAGGTGATGATCGCCTACGCCATGAACGGCGAGGATCTGCCCTGGCTGAACGGCTTTCCGATCCGTCTCGTGGTTCCGGGCTATTACGGGACCTATTGGGTCAAGCATTTGAGCGAGATCACCGTCCTCGACCATGCGTTCGACGGTTACTGGATGACGACGGGCTACCGCGCGCCGGACAACGCCTGCGCTTGCGTCGAACCGGGCCAGAAGCCGCGTGCGACTGCGCCCGTGGCG
Proteins encoded in this window:
- a CDS encoding molybdopterin-dependent oxidoreductase, translating into MDRRFLLQAMGKGIGAGLAARVTTPFGALAQDTVTLPFANGERRLVRYPGKRPLIQLTARPPQLETPFWVFNESVITPNDAFFVRYHMADIPLSIDPEAFRLEIKGNVERPLSLSLAELEKDFEPVEIVAVHQCTGNSRGFVEPRTAGGQLGNGAMGNARWSGVALKSILDKAGIKAGSRQVSFNGLDKPVMPETPDFVKALDIDHARDGEVMIAYAMNGEDLPWLNGFPIRLVVPGYYGTYWVKHLSEITVLDHAFDGYWMTTGYRAPDNACACVEPGQKPRATAPVARFKIRSFITNLADDAKIASAKPTLVKGIAFDGGYGITDVLLSADGGQSWREARLGEDLGRYSFREWQAELTLPRGTHELMVRAINRIGQTQPVQPLWNPPGYLRNAVETVRVHAA